The following are from one region of the Mesorhizobium sp. B2-8-5 genome:
- a CDS encoding phospholipase D-like domain-containing protein, translating to MATIHSAGGTGCKGLTREKPTVLRGKFGRWFNVLKYVAIAIVVSSITVIVMNLIPDSRSIRAIVPHRFDAADPQFARSMTSYSQGQMFDANAVQTLVNGDEIFPAMLEAIRTARSTINMETYIYWSGKVGYEFAAALAAKAREGVEVRVLVDWVGSLPFDEELIHIMTSAGVRFQRYRPIYWYTLDRVNNRTHRKLLIVDGRIAFTGGVGIADNWLGDARNPTEWRDTHYRIEGRAAAAFQAAFAENWLETAGEPLQGEKFYPPLAAAGNLSAQLILSSQPNGSEDMELMMLAAMAAAKDHLRIGMAYFVPDDIALQQILDARKRSVIVDIIVPNSLTDVPIVRKGSRYFWGELLKAGVRIYEFQPTMYHPKLLIVDDVWASFGSANLDERSLGLNDEANLNIYGKDFGQTQIDLFNRDLARSKQISLEEWQARPWTERVTDWMASRLHSQL from the coding sequence ATGGCCACCATCCACAGCGCGGGCGGCACGGGGTGTAAGGGTTTGACTCGGGAAAAGCCGACCGTACTCAGAGGAAAGTTCGGTCGTTGGTTCAACGTACTTAAGTATGTTGCCATCGCGATTGTCGTGAGTTCGATCACTGTGATCGTGATGAACTTGATCCCCGATTCCCGGAGTATCCGCGCAATCGTTCCCCACCGTTTTGACGCAGCCGATCCTCAATTCGCGAGGAGCATGACCAGCTATTCCCAGGGACAAATGTTCGACGCCAACGCGGTGCAGACGCTGGTCAATGGCGATGAGATCTTTCCAGCAATGCTGGAAGCCATCCGCACTGCGCGTTCGACCATCAACATGGAAACCTACATCTATTGGTCGGGAAAGGTGGGCTACGAGTTCGCCGCGGCCTTGGCGGCGAAAGCCCGAGAAGGCGTCGAGGTTCGTGTGCTCGTCGACTGGGTCGGCAGTCTCCCCTTCGATGAAGAACTGATCCACATCATGACGAGTGCTGGAGTGCGGTTCCAGCGCTACCGGCCCATCTACTGGTATACCCTGGATCGCGTGAACAACCGAACGCATCGCAAACTGCTCATCGTCGACGGTCGGATAGCGTTCACCGGCGGTGTCGGCATTGCGGACAATTGGCTCGGAGACGCTCGCAATCCGACAGAGTGGCGTGACACGCACTACCGCATCGAGGGACGTGCCGCAGCCGCATTCCAGGCGGCATTCGCCGAAAACTGGCTGGAGACCGCGGGCGAGCCGTTGCAGGGCGAGAAGTTCTACCCGCCGCTCGCAGCTGCGGGGAACCTGAGCGCTCAACTTATCTTGTCCTCGCAACCAAATGGCTCCGAAGACATGGAGCTGATGATGTTGGCTGCGATGGCTGCTGCCAAGGATCACTTGCGGATCGGAATGGCTTATTTCGTTCCGGACGACATCGCCCTGCAGCAGATACTGGATGCCCGAAAAAGGAGCGTGATCGTCGATATCATCGTCCCCAACTCGCTGACGGATGTTCCTATCGTTCGAAAAGGCTCGCGCTACTTCTGGGGCGAATTACTCAAGGCGGGCGTGCGGATTTATGAGTTCCAGCCCACGATGTACCATCCTAAGCTGCTGATCGTCGACGACGTCTGGGCGAGCTTCGGTTCCGCCAACCTTGATGAGCGATCCCTTGGTCTTAACGATGAGGCCAATCTGAATATCTATGGCAAGGACTTTGGACAAACCCAAATCGATCTGTTCAACCGGGACCTAGCACGGTCTAAGCAGATCAGTCTCGAGGAATGGCAAGCCCGCCCCTGGACTGAAAGGGTGACGGATTGGATGGCTAGCCGACTGCATTCCCAGCTTTAG
- a CDS encoding PRC-barrel domain-containing protein, with translation MIRKILVTAATAALMSTALCTAGAHAANTSKPAIQTEVVAPVTDGKLVSKIMGAAVYDSTADDAAKIGDVNDIVLDKDGNAKLVVIGVGGFLGVGEKNVAYDFSKLEWVNKKGDRWLVAKTTKDELKAQPNFDTKAYDTAAASTSPPTNSTADSQAANGKTDTTATASIDKSTLTEMPSDKISAANLIGTNVYGADDAKVGEIGDVILTGDKKVDTIIVDVGGFLGIGEKKVAVGMENLKFMTDKNGNRYLYTNFTKDQLEAQTAYDKATYAQNRDKQRIIVNK, from the coding sequence ATGATCCGCAAGATACTAGTTACGGCCGCGACGGCTGCTCTCATGTCGACGGCGCTCTGCACGGCGGGTGCCCACGCCGCAAATACCAGCAAGCCCGCTATCCAGACGGAGGTTGTTGCCCCGGTCACTGATGGCAAGCTCGTCTCCAAGATCATGGGAGCCGCGGTCTATGACAGCACCGCTGATGACGCTGCGAAAATCGGCGATGTTAATGACATCGTCCTCGACAAGGACGGGAACGCCAAACTTGTCGTCATTGGCGTCGGCGGGTTCCTTGGCGTGGGGGAAAAGAATGTGGCCTATGATTTCAGCAAGCTTGAATGGGTCAACAAGAAGGGCGATCGCTGGTTAGTCGCGAAGACGACGAAGGATGAGCTCAAAGCTCAACCTAATTTCGATACGAAGGCTTATGATACCGCGGCAGCGTCGACGTCCCCACCCACCAACAGCACGGCCGACAGCCAGGCGGCCAATGGCAAAACCGATACCACTGCGACGGCCTCGATTGACAAGTCGACCTTGACCGAAATGCCGTCAGACAAAATCAGTGCGGCAAATCTGATCGGAACCAACGTCTATGGCGCAGATGATGCGAAGGTCGGCGAGATTGGCGACGTCATCCTGACTGGTGACAAGAAGGTCGACACAATAATCGTTGATGTAGGGGGCTTTCTGGGCATTGGCGAAAAGAAGGTCGCCGTCGGTATGGAGAACCTCAAGTTCATGACCGACAAGAACGGCAACCGTTACCTCTATACGAACTTCACCAAGGACCAGCTGGAGGCGCAGACTGCCTACGACAAGGCCACTTACGCCCAAAACCGGGACAAGCAGCGCATCATCGTCAACAAATAA
- a CDS encoding DNA polymerase/3'-5' exonuclease PolX, translating to MAKTDPRTVASLLREYAHRTSLRGDNPYRTKAYLRAADSLAALSQPLDRLIAAGALTRIPGIGDAIADIVRKLHETGTHPRLEKLREEVPAGVMELFAVPGLRPDKILKLHRALGVNSLAELEAAAKADRIRPLKGLGASLQTKILQNLAIARSGETQLHLHKAAALLEHAVVSVKQEHPEFSRVEIAGDFRRGCELVADLALVALGKQPIEIEQSTLRLVVTDKKHFGASLLEATGSAAHLEQLKMYATERGFALRPDGLYRGKKLIASATEEEIYEALDLQFIEPELREGRDEIEEAARRHLPTLVRDEDLHGILHSHTTASDGTETLEAMAEATRKRGFEYYGVADHSQSAHYAGGLSSQEVAEQHREADRLNTNYGGEFHILKGIEADILADGSLDYPDHVLKQFDFVVASVHSRFKLPKQEQTDRIIQAIANPLTTIIGHMTGRQLLRRPGYELDIDKVLRACARYGVAVEINAHPWRLDLDWRWHQKALDYGCIFSINPDAHSIRELDHMHWGVEMARKGGVPRTRVLNAMGLAALLAHLSKRKCTSKTGGKRRSPARKAIA from the coding sequence ATGGCAAAAACCGATCCGCGGACAGTCGCCAGCCTCTTAAGGGAATATGCACATCGCACGTCACTGCGCGGGGACAATCCCTATCGCACCAAGGCTTACTTGCGCGCGGCCGATAGTCTGGCTGCGTTGTCGCAGCCGCTCGATCGGCTCATCGCCGCAGGCGCCCTCACCAGGATTCCGGGAATCGGTGACGCAATCGCAGACATTGTGCGCAAGCTCCATGAAACGGGCACGCATCCACGCCTTGAGAAGCTGCGCGAGGAGGTGCCAGCAGGTGTGATGGAGCTTTTTGCCGTGCCTGGGCTTCGGCCCGACAAGATCCTGAAACTTCATCGGGCGCTCGGCGTGAACTCGTTGGCTGAGCTCGAAGCCGCAGCAAAGGCAGATCGCATCCGGCCACTTAAAGGCCTCGGTGCTTCGCTTCAGACAAAGATTCTGCAGAACCTGGCTATAGCGCGAAGCGGCGAAACACAGCTTCACCTGCATAAGGCCGCCGCTCTCCTCGAGCATGCAGTTGTATCCGTGAAGCAAGAGCATCCGGAGTTTTCGCGCGTGGAAATCGCCGGTGATTTCCGGCGCGGTTGCGAACTTGTTGCCGACCTCGCGCTGGTAGCGCTGGGAAAGCAGCCGATCGAAATCGAGCAGTCCACCCTCAGGCTTGTCGTCACGGACAAGAAGCACTTTGGCGCGAGCTTACTCGAAGCAACCGGTTCGGCGGCCCATCTTGAGCAGTTGAAGATGTATGCGACCGAGAGGGGGTTCGCCCTCAGACCCGATGGGCTCTACCGCGGGAAAAAGCTGATCGCATCAGCGACAGAGGAGGAAATCTACGAAGCGTTGGACCTGCAGTTCATTGAACCCGAACTACGCGAAGGCAGGGACGAGATTGAGGAGGCAGCGAGGCGGCACCTCCCTACTCTCGTCCGGGATGAAGATCTGCATGGCATCCTGCATTCTCACACGACCGCATCCGATGGCACCGAGACGCTTGAGGCAATGGCTGAAGCGACCCGCAAGCGTGGGTTCGAGTACTATGGTGTCGCCGACCATTCACAGTCGGCCCACTACGCGGGTGGGCTCTCATCGCAGGAGGTTGCCGAACAGCACCGCGAAGCCGATCGGTTGAACACGAACTACGGTGGAGAATTCCATATCCTGAAGGGCATCGAGGCAGACATCCTAGCCGACGGCTCGCTTGACTATCCGGATCACGTCTTGAAGCAGTTTGATTTTGTTGTGGCGAGCGTGCACAGCCGCTTCAAGTTGCCTAAGCAAGAGCAAACGGATCGTATCATCCAGGCAATCGCGAACCCTCTGACGACAATCATCGGGCACATGACCGGTCGCCAGTTGTTGCGTCGCCCCGGCTATGAGCTTGACATCGACAAGGTCCTCAGAGCGTGCGCGAGATATGGCGTCGCTGTCGAAATCAACGCGCATCCGTGGCGGCTCGATCTCGACTGGCGGTGGCATCAAAAGGCACTCGACTACGGCTGCATCTTCAGCATCAATCCGGACGCTCATTCAATCCGCGAACTCGACCACATGCATTGGGGTGTCGAGATGGCCCGCAAGGGAGGTGTCCCCAGGACGCGCGTTCTCAATGCGATGGGTTTGGCGGCTCTGCTTGCGCACCTTTCAAAGCGCAAGTGCACGTCCAAGACCGGCGGCAAGCGCCGCTCGCCTGCGCGGAAAGCTATCGCATGA
- a CDS encoding ATP-binding cassette domain-containing protein, which translates to MTDAIAVHDARLRFGQTVALDGVSISIPRGTCFGIVGESGSGKTTLTRAVLGLQRLDAGEIRILDTRRCSRGVPRSSSAPSLSNRSARIQPPRCRHAAASAH; encoded by the coding sequence ATGACCGATGCGATCGCGGTTCATGATGCACGGTTGCGCTTCGGCCAGACGGTGGCGTTGGACGGCGTCTCGATTTCGATCCCGCGGGGTACATGCTTCGGCATCGTCGGCGAATCCGGATCCGGCAAGACGACGCTGACGCGTGCCGTGCTCGGCCTGCAGCGACTGGACGCTGGCGAAATCCGCATCCTTGACACACGCCGTTGCAGCAGGGGCGTGCCGCGCTCAAGCAGCGCGCCCTCATTGTCCAACCGATCTGCCAGGATCCAGCCGCCTCGTTGTCGCCACGCAGCCGCATCCGCACACTGA
- a CDS encoding ATP-binding cassette domain-containing protein: protein MSPRSRIRTLMNEAGTVLKEPHVATHERLLVILKRLGLPDSIIDKYPHEISGGQARRVAIVRALLMKPSIHADEPTAGLDVSVQGDLLNLLQDIRRVQNITLVVISHNLAVIWLIAENAVVMRAGRVVEIGEAASLFQSPRDAYTRELLAAWPSVHPLGRSG, encoded by the coding sequence TTGTCGCCACGCAGCCGCATCCGCACACTGATGAACGAGGCCGGCACTGTGTTGAAGGAACCGCATGTGGCGACGCATGAGCGTCTGCTTGTCATCCTGAAGCGACTCGGCCTGCCGGACAGTATCATCGACAAATATCCGCATGAGATCAGCGGCGGGCAGGCGAGGCGGGTGGCGATAGTGCGCGCCCTTTTGATGAAGCCTTCCATCCACGCGGACGAGCCGACCGCCGGCCTTGACGTTTCCGTCCAGGGCGACCTGCTCAACCTGTTGCAGGACATCAGGCGCGTGCAGAACATCACGCTTGTCGTCATCAGCCACAATCTGGCAGTGATATGGCTGATCGCCGAGAACGCCGTCGTGATGCGGGCCGGCAGGGTGGTGGAGATCGGCGAGGCCGCGTCTCTGTTCCAGTCGCCGCGCGATGCCTATACCCGAGAACTGCTGGCAGCGTGGCCGAGTGTTCATCCTTTAGGTCGGTCTGGGTGA